Proteins found in one candidate division TA06 bacterium genomic segment:
- a CDS encoding M48 family metallopeptidase, giving the protein MILVIGILIFGYLVSSLLSWLNLSHLRASIKKGLPPEVSDLFDAAKVAQIADYTGAKTKLGYWSEFVSTIVVIILFTADIVTKITIWADGLNIAPLLQGLAVMLVLLLIGYLSGIPASLYSDFKLEKKYGFSTITIKTWMGDQVKSLLVSGVLMGLLFSGFYLFINWLGNWWWLAAWGLVVAFAFLMIFLSPVVLMPLFNKFVPLEDEELKTKILNMAKQADFPLAGVYQMDASKRSTHDNAFFTGMGKTRRIVFYDTMVKNYSHRELLSVMGHEIGHWKMKHVFKLIAAVSLLSGVLLFAASRILAHPWIYNAIGLGGLFEQQGFKGPLVGVALYVVSILFEPLNLLISPLMNWQSRKYEYQSDAYALQLNPSAADMKGALMKLSQKNLSNLFPHPLYVIFHYSHPPLLARLKAIDEIGKRP; this is encoded by the coding sequence ATGATTTTGGTCATAGGCATATTGATTTTCGGATACCTGGTTTCCAGCCTGTTGTCCTGGCTGAATCTGTCTCACCTGAGAGCTAGTATTAAGAAAGGTCTGCCGCCGGAGGTTTCGGATCTGTTTGACGCCGCAAAGGTGGCCCAGATCGCCGATTATACCGGGGCGAAGACCAAACTGGGTTACTGGAGCGAGTTCGTGTCGACCATAGTGGTGATAATTCTTTTTACCGCCGACATTGTGACCAAGATAACCATTTGGGCCGATGGGTTGAATATCGCTCCGTTGCTGCAGGGTCTGGCCGTGATGCTGGTTCTGCTGCTCATCGGCTATCTGTCCGGCATCCCGGCCTCGCTCTATTCCGATTTCAAGCTGGAAAAGAAATACGGGTTTTCCACCATCACCATCAAGACCTGGATGGGAGATCAGGTAAAGAGCCTGCTGGTCTCGGGAGTTTTGATGGGCCTGCTGTTCTCCGGTTTCTACCTTTTCATCAACTGGCTGGGGAACTGGTGGTGGCTGGCAGCCTGGGGACTGGTGGTGGCCTTTGCCTTCCTGATGATATTCCTGTCGCCGGTGGTTTTGATGCCGCTGTTCAACAAATTCGTGCCGCTGGAGGATGAGGAGTTAAAAACAAAGATCCTCAACATGGCAAAGCAAGCTGATTTCCCTTTGGCCGGTGTCTATCAGATGGACGCCTCCAAGCGCAGTACCCACGACAACGCTTTCTTCACCGGAATGGGCAAGACCCGGCGGATCGTGTTTTACGATACCATGGTCAAAAATTACAGCCACCGGGAACTGTTGTCAGTGATGGGCCACGAGATCGGCCATTGGAAGATGAAACATGTTTTTAAGTTGATAGCCGCGGTTTCGCTGCTCTCGGGGGTTTTATTGTTCGCCGCGTCAAGGATCCTGGCCCATCCCTGGATATACAATGCCATCGGACTGGGCGGGCTGTTTGAACAACAGGGTTTCAAAGGACCGTTGGTCGGCGTGGCCCTTTACGTGGTGTCGATCCTGTTCGAGCCGCTGAATCTTCTGATCTCACCGCTGATGAACTGGCAATCGCGCAAATATGAATACCAGTCAGATGCCTACGCATTACAGCTCAATCCTTCGGCGGCGGATATGAAGGGGGCGTTGATGAAACTCAGCCAGAAGAACCTGAGCAACCTTTTCCCGCACCCGCTGTATGTCATCTTTCACTATTCCCACCCGCCGCTGCTGGCCCGGCTAAAGGCGATAGACGAGATAGGCAAAAGGCCGTGA
- a CDS encoding aromatic amino acid lyase produces the protein MPIILSGYGLTIDKIVRIARHNEKVELAPEALERIKKCRAMLEKKIAAHEIMYGVNTGIGEFSEVVLNDDQVKDFQKYLIYNHAAGIGDPAPIEYVRGAMAGRINVHAHGNSGIRPEVTLTLVEMLNKGVTPYVCQKGSVGACGDLAPMSQIALLLLGEGQAYYQGQLLPGKEAMDKAGIMIPGLQARDGLGTINGSNVLTAMSAIFLYDANRWLKQAEIAAAMSLEALKANMKPYIAKLHEARGFKGAVRSAAAIRKMVADGDLNEGRVKCKVQDAYSMRSTPQVIGAAHDALAYARSQVEIELNGVGDNPIFFPEENLQLSGANFQGSPVGVPMDMAGYCITMVSILSERRMNRLNNPALSVGLPAFLTKSGGMFSGLMLSQYTADTLIVEQKILSTPASIQSIPAAADQEDFVSMGMNTAIKNFQILDNAYGILGIEMMAAAQALDLRDYKFGTGTAKAKEIVRKHVDFLEIDRPLYKDHTAMKELVRSGQVLEEVEKAVGSLD, from the coding sequence ATGCCCATCATACTCAGCGGTTACGGGTTGACCATCGATAAAATAGTAAGGATCGCCCGCCATAACGAAAAAGTGGAGCTGGCCCCCGAGGCTTTGGAGCGGATCAAAAAATGCCGGGCCATGCTGGAGAAGAAGATAGCGGCCCATGAGATCATGTACGGGGTCAACACCGGAATCGGAGAATTCTCCGAAGTTGTTTTGAACGACGACCAGGTCAAGGACTTTCAAAAATACCTGATATACAACCACGCCGCCGGGATCGGCGACCCGGCCCCCATAGAATATGTGCGGGGAGCCATGGCCGGGCGGATCAACGTCCACGCCCACGGCAACTCAGGAATTCGGCCGGAGGTCACTTTGACCCTGGTGGAGATGCTGAACAAGGGGGTTACCCCATATGTCTGCCAGAAGGGGTCAGTCGGCGCCTGCGGCGACCTGGCTCCCATGTCCCAGATAGCCCTGCTTCTTTTGGGGGAGGGACAGGCCTATTACCAGGGACAGCTGCTGCCCGGCAAAGAGGCCATGGATAAGGCCGGGATCATGATACCCGGACTGCAGGCCCGCGACGGACTGGGCACCATTAACGGCTCCAACGTGCTGACCGCCATGAGCGCAATCTTCCTGTACGACGCCAACCGCTGGCTTAAGCAGGCCGAGATAGCGGCCGCCATGTCGCTGGAGGCCCTGAAAGCCAACATGAAACCGTACATCGCAAAATTGCATGAGGCCCGCGGCTTCAAGGGCGCGGTGCGGAGCGCGGCGGCCATCCGCAAAATGGTGGCCGACGGCGACCTGAACGAGGGCCGGGTCAAGTGCAAGGTCCAGGACGCTTATTCCATGCGCTCCACCCCCCAGGTGATCGGCGCGGCCCACGACGCCCTGGCCTATGCCCGGTCCCAGGTGGAGATAGAATTGAACGGGGTGGGAGACAATCCAATCTTCTTCCCGGAGGAGAACCTCCAGCTGTCCGGGGCCAATTTCCAGGGTTCGCCGGTGGGGGTGCCGATGGACATGGCCGGGTACTGCATCACCATGGTCAGCATCCTTTCCGAGCGCCGGATGAACCGGCTCAACAATCCAGCTCTCAGCGTCGGGCTTCCCGCTTTTCTGACCAAAAGCGGAGGGATGTTCTCCGGCCTGATGCTCTCCCAGTACACCGCCGACACCCTGATAGTTGAACAGAAGATACTTTCAACCCCGGCCTCCATCCAGTCCATCCCGGCGGCGGCCGACCAGGAGGATTTTGTTTCCATGGGCATGAACACCGCCATCAAGAATTTCCAGATACTGGACAACGCCTATGGCATATTGGGCATCGAGATGATGGCCGCCGCCCAGGCTCTGGATCTGCGCGATTACAAGTTCGGAACCGGCACCGCCAAGGCCAAGGAGATCGTCCGGAAACACGTTGATTTCCTGGAGATCGACCGCCCGCTGTACAAGGATCATACTGCCATGAAGGAATTGGTCAGGTCCGGCCAGGTATTGGAGGAAGTGGAGAAGGCAGTAGGGAGCCTTGACTAA